Proteins encoded together in one Astatotilapia calliptera chromosome 7, fAstCal1.2, whole genome shotgun sequence window:
- the calub gene encoding calumenin-B — translation MELRPLIMCFALCVVYATSKPTDKKDRVHHDEPLSSREHDDTENFDYDHEAFLGQEEAKTFDQLTPEESKERLGMLVERIDEDKDGYVTVEEMKKWIKHAQKRWIYDDVDRQWKSHDLNGDNVVSWEEYKNATYGYILDDPDPEDGFSYRQMMARDERRFKMADQDNDMKANKEEFTAFLHPEEYDHMKDIVVLETMEDIDKNGDGLIDLDEYIGDMYNQEGDTSEPEWVKTEREQFTEFRDKNKDGKMDKEETRDWILPSDYDHAEAEAKHLVYESDADKDGHLTKAEIVDKYDLFVGSQATDFGEALTRHDEF, via the exons ATGGAGCTGCGGCCACTCATCATGTGTTTTGCTCTCTGCGTGGTTTACGCCACCAGCAAACCCACAGACAAGAAGGACCGTGTGCACCACGATGAACCTCTCAGCAGCCGAGAGCACGATGATACTGAGAACTTTGACTATGACCATGAAGCCTTTCTGGGACAGGAAGAGGCTAAGACTTTTGACCAGCTCACACCAGAAGAGAGCAAGGAGAGGCTCGG CATGTTGGTTGAGCGTATAGATGAGGATAAAGATGGTTACGTGACTGTTGAGGAAATGAAGAAGTGGATCAAGCACGCACAGAAGAGGTGGATCTATGATGATGTGGATCGACAGTGGAAGAGTCATGACCTCAATGGGGATAACGTGGTGTCATGGGAGGAATACAAGAATGCCACTTATGGATACATTCTGG ATGATCCCGACCCTGAAGATGGCTTCAGCTACAGGCAGATGATGGCTCGTGATGAGAGGAGATTCAAAATGGCTGACCAGGACAATGACATGAAAGCTAACAAGGAGGAGTTTACAGCCTTCCTTCACCCTGAGGAGTATGACCACATGAAAGACATCGTAGTGCTG gaaactaTGGAAGACATTGACAAGAATGGAGATGGCTTAATTGACCTGGATGAGTACATAG GTGACATGTACAACCAGGAGGGAGACACCTCAGAACCTGAGTGGGTGAAGACTGAGAGGGAGCAGTTTACTGAATTCAGAGACAAAAATAAGGACGGGAAGATGGACAAGGAGGAGACCAGAGACTGGATCCTGCCCAGTGACTATGACCACGCTGAGGCTGAGGCCAAGCATCTGGTCTATGAGTCTGATGCAGACAAA GATGGCCATCTCACCAAAGCCGAAATTGTGGATAAGTATGACCTGTTCGTGGGCAGCCAGGCGACCGACTTCGGGGAGGCGCTGACTCGACACGATGAGTTCTAA
- the gtf3c6 gene encoding general transcription factor 3C polypeptide 6 isoform X1, whose translation MADGGHEYAYSSALKFTCKTEQHRPSMDGLVTERYPAKHAGKALLCHRTFAEIVKTLLSQNFSMEDEWEEEEQIVVVELSGIINNDFLTKSGGACKILDIDSDRPMMQVGPYVFAGEYEDALGTCVLFEETPGKGKGVGGLDLKYLCHTAKKLKMQRIFLTEKKECEASTGSCDGGKQMDTTCESSQGENVNLRDKTEEDGDNADLDNSAVG comes from the exons ATGGCAGATGGAGGTCATGAGTATGCCTACAG CTCCGCTCTGAAATTTACCTGCAAAACTGAGCAACACCGCCCCTCGATGGACGGACTTGTAACTGAGCGCTACCCGGCAAAACACGCTGGAAAGGCTCTTCTCTGCCACCGTACATTCGCGGAAATTGTCAAAACATTACTAAGCCA GAATTTCAGCATGGAAGACGAATGGGAAGAGGAG GAGCAGATTGTTGTGGTGGAGCTCTCTGGTATAATCAACAATGACTTTCTGACCAAGAGTGGGGGCGCATGCAAGATACTG GACATTGACAGCGACAGACCCATGATGCAAGTTGGACCGTATGTGTTTGCAGGAGAATATGAAG ATGCTTTGGGAACTTGTGTGCTGTTTGAGGAGACACCAGGAAAAG gAAAAGGAGTTGGTGGTCTAGATCTGAAGTACTTATGCCACACAGcgaagaaactgaaaatgcaaCGAATCTTTCTCACAGAGAAGAAAGAGTGTGAAGCAAGCACAG GAAGCTGTGATGGTGGGAAACAGATGGACACAACCTGTGAATCCAGTCAAGGAGAAAATGTTAACCTGCGCGACAAGACAGAAGAAGATGGGGACAATGCAGATTTGGATAACTCAGCAGTTGGCTGA
- the gtf3c6 gene encoding general transcription factor 3C polypeptide 6 isoform X2 gives MEDEWEEEEQIVVVELSGIINNDFLTKSGGACKILDIDSDRPMMQVGPYVFAGEYEDALGTCVLFEETPGKGKGVGGLDLKYLCHTAKKLKMQRIFLTEKKECEASTGSCDGGKQMDTTCESSQGENVNLRDKTEEDGDNADLDNSAVG, from the exons ATGGAAGACGAATGGGAAGAGGAG GAGCAGATTGTTGTGGTGGAGCTCTCTGGTATAATCAACAATGACTTTCTGACCAAGAGTGGGGGCGCATGCAAGATACTG GACATTGACAGCGACAGACCCATGATGCAAGTTGGACCGTATGTGTTTGCAGGAGAATATGAAG ATGCTTTGGGAACTTGTGTGCTGTTTGAGGAGACACCAGGAAAAG gAAAAGGAGTTGGTGGTCTAGATCTGAAGTACTTATGCCACACAGcgaagaaactgaaaatgcaaCGAATCTTTCTCACAGAGAAGAAAGAGTGTGAAGCAAGCACAG GAAGCTGTGATGGTGGGAAACAGATGGACACAACCTGTGAATCCAGTCAAGGAGAAAATGTTAACCTGCGCGACAAGACAGAAGAAGATGGGGACAATGCAGATTTGGATAACTCAGCAGTTGGCTGA